One window from the genome of Actinoplanes teichomyceticus ATCC 31121 encodes:
- a CDS encoding CDP-alcohol phosphatidyltransferase family protein — MSQHPAPSIETSNRIFTIPNVISFIRLLGVPLFLYLLLGPEQDVAAVIVLAVGGTTDWVDGYVARRMNSVSRLGELLDPFADRLYILATLVGFTVREVVPWWLTGALLLREAVVGVALLVLRRHGYGPPPVHYVGKTGTFVLLAAFPVILLAKAVPSIDWWAAPVGWALAWWALGLYWAAGVLYLAQIAQLLRADRDGPGAPRAVAP; from the coding sequence ATGTCGCAGCACCCTGCGCCGTCCATCGAGACCTCCAACCGGATCTTCACGATTCCGAACGTGATCAGCTTCATCCGGCTGCTCGGCGTCCCGCTCTTCCTCTACCTGCTGCTCGGCCCGGAACAGGACGTCGCGGCGGTGATCGTGCTGGCGGTGGGCGGCACCACCGACTGGGTGGACGGTTACGTCGCCCGCCGGATGAACTCGGTGTCCCGGCTGGGCGAGCTGCTCGACCCGTTCGCCGACCGGCTGTACATCCTGGCCACCCTGGTCGGGTTCACCGTCCGCGAGGTCGTGCCGTGGTGGCTGACCGGCGCGTTGCTGCTGCGCGAGGCGGTCGTCGGGGTGGCGCTGCTGGTCCTGCGCCGGCACGGGTACGGCCCGCCCCCGGTGCACTACGTCGGCAAGACCGGCACGTTCGTGCTGCTCGCGGCGTTCCCGGTGATCCTGCTGGCCAAGGCGGTGCCGTCGATCGACTGGTGGGCCGCGCCGGTCGGCTGGGCGCTGGCCTGGTGGGCGCTCGGCCTGTACTGGGCGGCCGGCGTGCTCTACCTCGCGCAGATCGCGCAGCTGTTGCGCGCCGACCGGGACGGGCCGGGCGCACCCCGGGCGGTCGCGCCGTGA
- a CDS encoding vWA domain-containing protein translates to MSRHVFRYGAWRDGPDPLAPPYDVRAAVDEMGERVMRGDSLRDALRDLIRRGPRSGRGLDELRDRARRLRREALRRGNLDGAVTRARQMLDQALAAERDELRARDDEGARFNEAVLDNLPRSTAQAVSELSAYDWASAEARSIYQQILDGLRQEVVEQRFAGMRQALRDGDLADVSAMVGALNDLLARHARGEDTTDAFREFMAEHGRFFPDDPRDIDELIDSLARQAAAAERLMRSLSPQQREELQQLMDQALGDGPLRAQLAELTDNLRALRPGLNWSRGERMRGPGDLGYGDAAAALGEIADLDELIDQLGQEHPGATLDDVDVEAVARQLGRSAADDLRRLRELERELRRQGWVQRDGDGLTLSPKALRRLGQTALSKIFHEVSGKRGEHDMRDAGAAGDLIGSSRRWEFGDDQPLDVVRTVGNAVRRRAASRGAGALPVRLEPDDFEVAETERRASAVVALCVDLSYSMYADGRWGPMKQTALALSHLVATKYPQDALQIIGFGKYAMSLSQGELAGIEPTLEKGTNLQHALKLAGRHLRRHPGSEPVVLVVTDGEPTAHLEEGGEALFWWPPLPETVEATVHEVDLLTRYGATLNVFMLGDDPGLQRFVAGVARRNGGRVFSPNAAELGRYVIDDYVRARRGRR, encoded by the coding sequence ATGAGCCGCCATGTCTTCCGCTACGGCGCGTGGCGCGACGGGCCCGACCCGCTCGCCCCGCCGTACGACGTGCGCGCCGCCGTCGACGAGATGGGCGAGCGGGTGATGCGGGGCGACAGCCTGCGCGACGCGCTGCGTGACCTGATCCGGCGCGGGCCGCGCTCCGGCCGGGGCCTGGACGAGCTGCGGGACCGGGCGCGCCGGCTGCGCCGGGAGGCGCTGCGGCGGGGCAACCTCGACGGCGCGGTGACCCGGGCCCGGCAGATGCTCGACCAGGCGCTGGCCGCCGAGCGCGACGAGCTGCGGGCCCGCGACGACGAGGGGGCCCGGTTCAACGAGGCCGTCCTGGACAATCTGCCCCGCTCGACGGCGCAGGCGGTGTCCGAGCTGTCGGCGTACGACTGGGCATCCGCCGAGGCCCGGTCGATCTACCAGCAGATCCTGGACGGGCTGCGGCAGGAGGTCGTCGAGCAGCGGTTCGCCGGGATGCGCCAGGCGCTGCGCGACGGCGACCTCGCCGACGTCTCCGCGATGGTCGGCGCCCTCAACGACCTGCTCGCCAGGCACGCCCGGGGCGAGGACACCACCGACGCGTTCCGCGAGTTCATGGCCGAGCACGGCCGGTTCTTCCCGGACGATCCGCGCGACATCGACGAGCTGATCGACTCACTGGCCCGGCAGGCCGCCGCGGCCGAGCGGCTGATGCGCTCGCTGAGCCCGCAGCAGCGCGAGGAACTGCAGCAGCTGATGGACCAGGCGCTCGGCGACGGGCCGCTGCGCGCTCAGCTGGCCGAGCTGACCGACAATCTGCGGGCGCTGCGTCCCGGCCTCAACTGGAGTCGTGGCGAGCGGATGCGCGGTCCGGGCGACCTGGGGTACGGCGACGCGGCCGCCGCGCTGGGCGAGATCGCCGACCTGGACGAGCTGATCGACCAGCTCGGCCAGGAGCATCCCGGCGCCACCCTGGACGACGTCGACGTGGAGGCGGTGGCGCGCCAGCTCGGCCGGTCCGCCGCCGACGACCTGCGCCGGCTGCGCGAGCTGGAGCGGGAGCTGCGCCGGCAGGGCTGGGTGCAGCGCGACGGCGACGGGCTGACCCTGTCGCCGAAGGCGCTGCGCCGGCTCGGCCAGACCGCCCTGTCGAAGATCTTCCACGAGGTCTCCGGCAAGCGCGGGGAGCACGACATGCGGGACGCGGGCGCGGCCGGCGACCTGATCGGCTCGTCACGGCGCTGGGAGTTCGGTGACGACCAGCCGCTCGACGTGGTCCGCACGGTCGGCAACGCGGTCCGGCGCCGGGCCGCCTCCCGCGGCGCCGGCGCCCTTCCGGTACGCCTGGAACCCGACGACTTCGAGGTCGCCGAGACCGAGCGCCGGGCCTCGGCGGTGGTCGCGCTCTGCGTCGACCTCTCCTACTCGATGTACGCCGACGGCCGCTGGGGGCCGATGAAGCAGACCGCCCTGGCCCTGTCGCACCTGGTCGCCACGAAATACCCGCAGGACGCGCTGCAGATCATCGGCTTCGGCAAGTACGCGATGTCGCTGTCGCAGGGCGAGCTGGCCGGCATCGAGCCCACCCTGGAGAAGGGCACCAACCTGCAGCACGCCCTGAAACTCGCCGGCCGGCACCTGCGACGGCACCCGGGCTCCGAGCCGGTGGTGCTGGTGGTCACCGACGGCGAGCCGACCGCGCACCTGGAGGAGGGCGGGGAGGCGCTGTTCTGGTGGCCGCCGCTGCCGGAGACGGTCGAGGCGACCGTGCACGAGGTCGATCTGCTGACCCGGTACGGCGCGACGCTCAACGTGTTCATGCTCGGCGACGATCCGGGCCTGCAGCGGTTCGTGGCCGGGGTGGCCCGGCGCAACGGTGGCCGGGTGTTCAGCCCGAACGCCGCGGAGCTGGGCCGGTACGTGATCGACGACTACGTGCGAGCCCGGCGCGGGCGGCGCTGA
- a CDS encoding sigma 54-interacting transcriptional regulator, translated as MTEGPTAITFEPPADLPRTLGELRASGHQFRTVKQELRENLLHKLRTGEPRFPGIVGYEDTVLPEVERALLAGHDMVLLGERGQGKTRLIRALAGLLDEWTPYITGSELHEHPYHPLTPAGRRLAAETGDLLPISWLHRSQRYGEKLATPDTSVGDLIGDVDPIRVAEGRALGDPETIHFGLVPRTNRGIFAVNELPDLAERIQVSLLNVLEERDIQVRGYQLRLPLDLLLVASANPEDYTNRGRIITPLKDRFGAEIRTHYPVDLELETALIRQEAELVAAVPEHLIDVLARYTRAVRESSSVDARSGVSARFAIAAAETVAASALRRCGLRGEREAVARVCDTVSVTSTLRGKVEFESGEEGRETEILAHLLRVATAETFRARLAGLDLSGFTDLVADGAIIETGDLVSAEELLTQIGTVPGLAKVLDRLGLGDAPSPGQAASGVEFVLEGLHLTRRLAKELTDDGRTLYGS; from the coding sequence GTGACAGAGGGCCCTACCGCGATCACCTTCGAACCTCCCGCCGACCTTCCGCGCACCCTGGGCGAGCTGCGTGCCAGCGGGCACCAGTTCCGCACCGTCAAGCAGGAGCTGCGCGAGAACCTGCTGCACAAACTGCGCACCGGCGAGCCACGCTTCCCCGGCATCGTCGGTTACGAGGACACCGTGCTCCCCGAGGTCGAGCGGGCCCTGCTCGCCGGCCACGACATGGTCCTGCTCGGCGAGCGTGGCCAGGGCAAGACCCGCCTGATCCGCGCCCTGGCCGGGCTGCTGGACGAGTGGACGCCGTACATCACCGGCTCCGAGCTGCACGAGCACCCGTACCACCCGCTCACGCCGGCCGGCCGGCGGCTGGCCGCCGAGACCGGCGACCTGCTGCCGATCTCCTGGCTGCACCGCTCGCAGCGGTACGGCGAGAAGCTGGCCACCCCGGACACCAGCGTCGGCGACCTGATCGGCGACGTCGACCCGATCAGGGTGGCCGAGGGCCGCGCCCTGGGCGACCCGGAGACCATCCACTTCGGTCTGGTGCCGCGTACCAACCGGGGCATCTTCGCCGTCAACGAGCTGCCCGACCTGGCCGAGCGCATCCAGGTGTCGCTGCTCAACGTGCTCGAGGAACGCGACATCCAGGTCCGCGGCTACCAGCTGCGCCTGCCGCTCGACCTGCTGCTGGTCGCCTCGGCGAACCCGGAGGACTACACCAACCGGGGCCGGATCATCACCCCGCTCAAGGACCGTTTCGGCGCCGAGATCCGCACCCACTACCCGGTCGACCTGGAGCTGGAGACCGCGCTGATCCGCCAGGAGGCCGAGCTGGTCGCGGCCGTCCCGGAACACCTGATCGACGTGCTGGCCCGGTACACCCGGGCGGTCCGCGAGTCCTCGTCGGTGGACGCCCGCTCCGGGGTCTCGGCCCGATTCGCGATCGCCGCCGCCGAGACCGTCGCGGCGTCCGCGCTGCGCCGCTGCGGGCTGCGCGGCGAGCGGGAGGCGGTGGCCCGGGTCTGCGACACCGTCTCGGTGACCTCCACCCTGCGCGGCAAGGTCGAGTTCGAGAGCGGGGAGGAGGGCCGGGAGACCGAGATCCTGGCGCACCTGCTGCGGGTCGCCACCGCGGAGACCTTCCGCGCCCGGCTGGCCGGTCTCGACCTGTCCGGTTTCACCGACCTGGTCGCCGACGGGGCCATCATCGAGACCGGCGACCTGGTCAGCGCCGAGGAGCTGCTCACCCAGATCGGCACGGTGCCGGGCCTGGCCAAGGTGCTGGACCGGCTCGGGCTGGGCGACGCGCCGAGCCCCGGGCAGGCCGCGTCCGGCGTCGAGTTCGTGCTGGAGGGGCTGCACCTGACCCGCCGGCTGGCCAAGGAGCTGACCGACGACGGCCGCACCCTTTACGGAAGCTGA
- a CDS encoding PhzF family phenazine biosynthesis protein, which produces MIEKYAAFTGSPDGGNPAGVVLDASGLDESRMLRIAAELGYSETAFVTERAGDRYRVRYFSPLAEVPFCGHATVATAVALGPGEHLFVTNAGEVPVTVDSTGVATLTSVVPSVAALADADLATLLGTLRWSPADLDPALPPRVAYAGAHHPIVAVTSRARLARLDYDVPALKELMTARGWTTVQLVYRDGPTVFDVRDPFPVGGVYEDPATGAAAAALGGYLRELGIVGDDATLLLRQGDDLGRPSRITVRLVPGEPGVRVSGTAVPIPA; this is translated from the coding sequence ATGATCGAGAAGTACGCGGCATTCACCGGAAGCCCGGACGGCGGGAACCCGGCCGGCGTGGTGCTGGACGCCTCCGGCCTGGACGAGTCCCGGATGCTCCGGATCGCGGCCGAGCTGGGCTACTCCGAGACGGCGTTCGTCACCGAGCGGGCCGGCGACCGGTACCGCGTGCGGTATTTCAGCCCGCTCGCCGAGGTGCCGTTCTGCGGGCACGCGACGGTGGCGACGGCGGTCGCGCTGGGCCCGGGCGAGCACCTGTTCGTGACCAACGCGGGCGAGGTCCCGGTGACCGTGGACAGCACCGGCGTCGCCACGCTGACCAGCGTCGTGCCCAGCGTGGCCGCGCTCGCCGACGCCGATCTCGCCACGCTGCTCGGCACGCTGCGCTGGTCGCCCGCCGACCTGGACCCGGCACTGCCGCCGCGGGTGGCGTACGCCGGCGCGCACCACCCGATCGTCGCGGTGACCAGCCGCGCGCGCCTGGCCCGCCTGGACTACGACGTGCCGGCGCTGAAGGAGCTGATGACCGCGCGCGGATGGACCACGGTGCAGCTGGTGTACCGGGACGGCCCGACGGTCTTCGACGTGCGCGACCCGTTCCCGGTCGGTGGGGTCTACGAGGACCCGGCCACCGGCGCGGCGGCCGCGGCCCTCGGCGGGTACCTGCGGGAGCTCGGAATCGTCGGCGACGACGCCACGCTCCTGCTGCGACAGGGCGACGACCTGGGCCGGCCCAGCCGGATCACGGTGCGCCTGGTCCCCGGCGAGCCCGGGGTCCGGGTCAGCGGCACGGCGGTGCCGATCCCGGCCTGA
- a CDS encoding MFS transporter — MPTSTTSAADQRQHPSGARPAGVLATLASGQFLMALDSSVMNVSISTVADDLDTTVTGMQTAITLYTLVMAALMITGGKIGDIVGRKRAFALGCAIYGAGSLTTALAPNLGVLLIGWSALEGIGAALIMPAIVALVASNFGPAGRPRAYGLVAASGAMAVAVGPLIGGLLTTYASWRWVFAGEVILVLGIVASARRMTDAPGDRAARLDLVGTVLSALGLGLVVFGTIRVGTWGFAHPRPGAPDWLGLSPVLWMLIAGGLVLLGFLHWERHRQAAGAAVLLDPAMLGNKRLRGGLTSFFFQYLLQAGLFFVVPLFLSISLGLSAVDTGLRILPLSIALLVAAVGVPRLFPQVSPRRVVRLGFAALLAGITLFAMALEAGVGPEVVTWPMLLAGLGIGALASQLGSVTVSAVPDERSAEVGGLQNTVTFLGASIGTALAGTVLIAALSSSFLAGVRDNPAVPAKLSEQAQVQLAGGVPFIPDARLSEALTAAGVTGAAADAITEENREARLDGLRSALGVLAVLALVALFFSPGIPRRQPGNLTPPG; from the coding sequence ATGCCGACCAGCACGACCTCAGCGGCCGATCAGCGGCAGCACCCGTCCGGGGCCCGGCCCGCCGGCGTGCTGGCCACGCTGGCGTCCGGGCAGTTCCTGATGGCGCTCGACAGCTCCGTGATGAACGTGTCGATCTCGACGGTGGCCGACGACCTGGACACCACCGTCACCGGGATGCAGACCGCGATCACGCTCTACACGCTGGTGATGGCGGCCTTGATGATCACCGGTGGGAAGATCGGCGACATCGTGGGCCGCAAACGCGCCTTCGCGCTGGGCTGCGCGATCTACGGCGCCGGATCGCTGACCACCGCGCTCGCCCCGAACCTGGGCGTGCTGCTGATCGGCTGGTCCGCCCTGGAGGGGATCGGCGCCGCACTGATCATGCCGGCGATCGTCGCCCTGGTCGCGTCGAACTTCGGTCCGGCCGGGCGGCCGCGCGCCTACGGCCTGGTGGCGGCCTCGGGCGCGATGGCCGTCGCGGTCGGGCCGCTGATCGGTGGCCTGCTCACCACGTACGCGTCCTGGCGGTGGGTCTTCGCCGGAGAGGTGATCCTGGTGCTCGGGATCGTCGCCTCGGCCCGCCGGATGACGGACGCGCCGGGCGATCGCGCCGCCCGCCTCGACCTCGTCGGCACCGTGCTGTCCGCCCTCGGGCTCGGGCTCGTGGTGTTCGGCACCATCCGGGTGGGCACCTGGGGATTCGCCCACCCCAGGCCGGGCGCGCCGGACTGGCTCGGCCTGTCCCCGGTGCTCTGGATGCTGATCGCCGGTGGTCTCGTGCTGCTCGGCTTCCTGCACTGGGAACGACACCGGCAGGCCGCCGGCGCGGCGGTGCTGCTCGACCCGGCGATGCTCGGCAACAAGCGGCTGCGCGGTGGGCTGACCTCGTTCTTCTTCCAGTACCTGCTGCAGGCCGGGCTGTTCTTCGTGGTCCCGCTGTTCCTCTCCATCTCGCTCGGGCTGTCCGCCGTCGACACCGGGCTGCGCATCCTCCCGCTCTCCATCGCCCTGCTGGTGGCCGCGGTCGGCGTTCCGCGGCTCTTCCCCCAGGTGTCGCCCCGCCGGGTCGTCCGCCTGGGGTTCGCGGCGCTGCTGGCCGGGATCACGCTGTTCGCCATGGCCCTGGAGGCCGGTGTCGGGCCGGAGGTGGTCACCTGGCCGATGCTGCTGGCCGGCCTGGGCATCGGGGCGCTGGCCTCGCAGCTGGGCAGCGTCACCGTGTCCGCGGTGCCGGACGAGCGCAGCGCCGAGGTGGGCGGGCTGCAGAACACCGTCACCTTCCTCGGCGCCTCGATCGGGACCGCCCTCGCCGGCACCGTCCTGATCGCCGCCCTCAGCTCGTCGTTCCTGGCCGGGGTGCGGGACAACCCCGCGGTGCCGGCGAAGCTCTCCGAGCAGGCCCAGGTCCAGCTGGCCGGCGGCGTGCCGTTCATCCCGGACGCGCGGCTGAGCGAGGCGCTCACCGCGGCCGGCGTGACCGGCGCGGCGGCGGACGCCATCACCGAGGAGAACCGGGAGGCGCGGCTGGACGGGCTGCGGTCCGCGCTCGGCGTGCTCGCCGTGCTCGCCCTCGTCGCGCTGTTCTTCTCGCCCGGCATCCCGCGGCGGCAACCGGGCAACCTCACTCCACCGGGATGA
- a CDS encoding GGDEF domain-containing protein, with amino-acid sequence MRSQRRGPGPDAVRRSALHRDPVALAAAAWTAFGMVLLLALAGHANSQVRVFWLFQPPLDVLLAYSSWRVFQIAGGAIRRYWRLQAIGASLFVVGDTVQCVLAFTRHGQWSTAGGDVQSTCFAAGLGLIIVAMLIHPLPGRTGREALAFWLDSATVMVGGVVVAWCFAAGSASQDSAGSLVGALAAGAVVLTSAFAAVKLILSGNAPMHRVAAVPMIVAAVVNAVGLFVAPPGATDHLPAHVYLVRLLPSLLIALGPRNQEMLARFDETAFGSRRRRPYSLLPYGSIVVVFVTMLMMMPQGIDTRLWGVVGGFGIIVALVVARQLAAFHDNTRLIDQLDTTLTELREHERRLRHQALHDELTGLANRAYFREETTTALTASRPGTVALLLVDLDGFKAVNDTHGHAAGDLLLAGVAEKLRQSVRSGDLVARLGGDEFAVLLRDCTVHDAEQTAKRILRALAEPVTVGETPLRANASIGIACAEERDDVRSLLHDADMAMYASKHQGKGTWKRYEAGMAPAAG; translated from the coding sequence GTGAGGAGCCAGAGGCGCGGGCCGGGACCGGATGCGGTACGTCGATCCGCTCTCCACCGTGACCCGGTCGCGCTGGCCGCGGCTGCCTGGACCGCGTTCGGCATGGTGCTGCTGCTCGCCCTGGCCGGCCACGCCAACAGCCAGGTCCGGGTGTTCTGGCTGTTCCAGCCGCCGCTCGACGTGCTGCTGGCGTACTCGTCGTGGCGGGTCTTCCAGATCGCCGGCGGAGCGATCCGCCGCTACTGGCGCCTGCAGGCGATCGGCGCCTCGCTGTTCGTCGTCGGCGACACGGTGCAGTGTGTTCTCGCCTTCACCCGGCACGGCCAGTGGTCCACCGCCGGCGGCGACGTGCAGTCCACGTGTTTCGCGGCCGGCCTCGGCCTGATCATCGTGGCCATGCTGATCCACCCGCTGCCGGGCCGGACCGGCCGTGAGGCGCTGGCGTTCTGGCTGGACTCGGCCACCGTCATGGTCGGCGGCGTGGTGGTCGCCTGGTGTTTCGCGGCCGGCTCGGCCTCCCAGGACTCCGCGGGCAGCCTGGTCGGCGCGCTGGCCGCCGGCGCGGTCGTGCTGACCTCGGCGTTCGCCGCGGTGAAGCTGATCTTGAGCGGGAACGCGCCGATGCACCGGGTGGCCGCCGTCCCGATGATCGTGGCCGCGGTGGTGAACGCGGTCGGCCTGTTCGTCGCCCCGCCCGGCGCCACCGACCACCTGCCGGCGCACGTCTACCTGGTCCGGCTGCTGCCGTCGCTGCTGATCGCGCTGGGCCCGCGCAACCAGGAGATGCTCGCCCGCTTCGACGAGACCGCGTTCGGCTCGCGCCGGCGCCGGCCGTACAGCCTGCTGCCGTACGGGTCGATCGTGGTCGTCTTCGTGACGATGCTGATGATGATGCCGCAGGGCATCGACACCCGGCTGTGGGGTGTGGTCGGCGGCTTCGGGATCATCGTGGCGCTGGTGGTGGCCCGGCAGCTGGCCGCCTTCCACGACAACACCCGGCTGATCGACCAGCTCGACACCACCCTGACCGAACTGCGCGAGCACGAGCGGCGGCTGCGGCACCAGGCACTCCACGACGAGCTGACCGGCCTGGCGAACCGCGCGTACTTCCGCGAGGAGACCACCACCGCCCTCACCGCCTCGCGGCCGGGCACCGTCGCGCTGCTGCTGGTCGACCTGGACGGGTTCAAGGCGGTCAACGACACGCACGGTCACGCGGCCGGCGACCTGCTGCTGGCCGGGGTGGCGGAGAAGCTGCGCCAGTCGGTGCGCTCCGGCGACCTGGTGGCCCGCCTCGGCGGCGACGAGTTCGCGGTGCTGCTGCGCGACTGCACGGTGCACGACGCGGAGCAGACCGCCAAGCGGATCCTGCGGGCGCTGGCCGAGCCGGTCACGGTGGGTGAGACGCCGCTGCGGGCGAACGCCAGCATCGGCATCGCCTGCGCCGAGGAGCGTGACGACGTACGGTCGCTGCTGCACGACGCCGACATGGCGATGTACGCCTCGAAACATCAGGGCAAGGGCACCTGGAAGCGGTACGAGGCCGGGATGGCGCCGGCCGCGGGCTAG
- a CDS encoding ABC-F family ATP-binding cassette domain-containing protein produces MSATLIARDLAAGHGDRTLFTGLDLVVAPGDVIGLVGPNGAGKTTLLRTLAGLLPAESGTVSLNPPTANLGYLPQERERRAGETVRDFLARRTGVAAAQTAMDAAAEQLAAGADGADDRYATALERWLDLGGADLDDRAAQLAGELGLAVALDHPMTALSGGQAARAQMASLLLSRYDVYLLDEPTNDLDLDGLARLERFVEGLRAGVVVVSHDREFLTRTVTEVLELDLHQQQIHLYGGGYAAYLDERERARAHAREQYEEYADRKEELLERARTQRAWMDKGVRNARRKAPDNDKIGRNFRGETSEKQAAKARQTEKMIERLEVVEEPRKEWELRMEIAAAPRAGAVVATLRDACVRRGSFTLGPVTLQIDWADRVAITGANGAGKSTLLAALLGRLPLDSGSAFLGPGVVVGEVDQARGVFLGEQPLARAFGAAVPALSDADVRTLLAKYGLRATHVLRPAATLSPGERTRAALALLQARGVNLLVLDEPTNHLDLPAIEQLESALAGYPGTLLLVTHDRRMLSAVATNRHLEVADGRVTG; encoded by the coding sequence ATGAGCGCCACACTGATCGCCCGGGACCTCGCCGCTGGGCACGGCGACCGCACCCTGTTCACCGGACTGGACCTGGTGGTCGCGCCCGGCGACGTGATCGGCCTGGTCGGGCCGAACGGCGCGGGCAAGACCACGCTGTTGCGTACGCTGGCCGGGCTGCTGCCCGCGGAGAGCGGAACGGTCTCGCTCAATCCGCCCACCGCCAACCTCGGGTATCTCCCGCAGGAGCGGGAGCGGCGCGCCGGGGAGACCGTGCGCGACTTCCTGGCCCGGCGCACCGGGGTCGCGGCCGCGCAGACGGCGATGGACGCCGCCGCCGAACAGCTCGCGGCGGGCGCCGACGGCGCCGACGACCGGTACGCCACGGCCCTCGAACGCTGGCTCGACCTGGGCGGCGCCGACCTGGACGACCGCGCCGCCCAGCTGGCCGGCGAGCTGGGTCTCGCGGTCGCCCTGGACCACCCGATGACCGCGCTCTCCGGCGGCCAGGCGGCCCGCGCCCAGATGGCGTCGCTGCTGCTCAGCCGCTACGACGTGTACCTGCTGGACGAGCCGACCAACGACCTCGACCTGGACGGCCTGGCCCGCCTGGAGCGGTTCGTCGAGGGCCTGCGCGCCGGGGTGGTGGTGGTCAGCCACGACCGGGAGTTCCTCACCCGCACGGTCACCGAGGTCCTCGAACTGGACCTGCACCAGCAGCAGATCCACCTGTACGGCGGGGGCTACGCCGCCTATCTCGACGAGCGTGAACGCGCCCGGGCACACGCCCGCGAGCAGTACGAGGAGTACGCCGACCGCAAGGAGGAGCTCCTCGAACGCGCGCGGACGCAGCGCGCCTGGATGGACAAGGGCGTGCGCAACGCCCGCCGCAAGGCCCCGGACAACGACAAGATCGGCAGGAACTTCCGCGGCGAGACCAGCGAGAAGCAGGCCGCCAAGGCCCGGCAGACGGAAAAGATGATCGAGCGGCTGGAGGTGGTCGAGGAGCCGCGCAAGGAGTGGGAGCTGCGGATGGAGATCGCCGCCGCGCCCCGGGCCGGCGCGGTGGTGGCCACCCTGCGCGACGCCTGCGTGCGCCGCGGGTCGTTCACCCTGGGCCCGGTCACCCTGCAGATCGACTGGGCGGACCGGGTGGCGATCACCGGGGCCAACGGCGCCGGGAAGTCGACACTGCTGGCGGCGCTGCTGGGCCGGCTGCCGCTGGACTCCGGCTCGGCGTTCCTCGGCCCCGGGGTGGTGGTCGGCGAGGTGGACCAGGCGCGCGGCGTCTTCCTCGGCGAACAGCCGCTGGCCCGCGCCTTCGGGGCGGCCGTGCCCGCCCTCTCCGACGCCGACGTGCGGACCCTGCTGGCCAAGTACGGCCTGCGCGCCACGCACGTGCTCCGCCCGGCCGCCACCCTGTCCCCCGGCGAGCGCACCCGGGCGGCGCTGGCCCTGCTGCAGGCGCGCGGGGTGAACCTGCTGGTCCTCGACGAGCCCACCAACCATCTGGACCTGCCCGCGATCGAGCAGCTGGAGTCGGCGCTGGCCGGTTACCCGGGGACGCTGCTGCTGGTCACCCACGACCGGCGGATGCTGTCGGCGGTCGCCACCAACCGCCACCTCGAGGTCGCCGACGGCAGGGTCACCGGCTGA